A region from the Planctomycetaceae bacterium genome encodes:
- a CDS encoding PilZ domain-containing protein, with product MGGVLEERRKYRRLDIRTDVLCKKIDSGCGHSFKANSINISTEGLLAEIANHHLMEINDGELFGLEMDVPVEDNTDLLGGKLWAYGKVVRIVEQQPQTSKKRIAFQFCTRPMFEI from the coding sequence ATGGGAGGAGTATTGGAAGAAAGACGGAAATATAGGCGTTTGGATATACGAACGGATGTTCTGTGTAAAAAAATCGATTCCGGGTGCGGCCACAGTTTTAAGGCGAATAGTATAAACATCAGCACAGAGGGACTGCTCGCGGAAATAGCGAATCATCATTTAATGGAAATAAATGATGGTGAACTTTTCGGTTTGGAAATGGATGTTCCCGTCGAAGACAATACGGATTTGTTAGGCGGAAAGTTGTGGGCATACGGCAAAGTCGTTCGCATTGTTGAACAGCAACCTCAAACCAGCAAGAAACGAATCGCTTTTCAGTTTTGTACCCGCCCAATGTTTGAAATATAG
- a CDS encoding GHKL domain-containing protein, producing MLEDVAQDIFVKDVKINGDSLVLQSLPIGVVVFDKTLKIQNANRCAYDCINIQMKADATLAAGTNENIWGNWHAILTGVLNTGKSRRFDNVSYLYEDKSALLQIICSAMKDDGVITGGIILLENVTEKATLQKQYAQTERLAALGKLASKVAHELNNPMDGVLRYINLAKRIVNEHGLTKPVEYLDNAGDGLKRMIGIITELLEFSRNRHSSLEDTTIDKIIEEAIKYNEPMANTASVEIQRQYTTPLPKAKCGNLFQVFCNLIKNAIEAMHDGGKIIITCDVSDDNIAAIKFRDTGKGIDPAVCEAIFEPFFSTKTGRKGTGLGLAICRDIIEKHGGKITAQNASDSGSIFTVYLPVNK from the coding sequence ATGCTCGAAGATGTAGCACAAGATATTTTTGTTAAAGATGTTAAGATTAACGGCGATTCTTTGGTTTTGCAATCGCTGCCGATTGGCGTTGTCGTTTTTGACAAAACCTTAAAAATCCAAAACGCAAACCGATGCGCGTATGACTGCATTAATATCCAGATGAAAGCTGACGCCACTCTGGCCGCCGGCACAAATGAAAACATCTGGGGCAATTGGCATGCAATACTCACCGGAGTCTTAAACACAGGCAAATCCCGCCGATTCGACAATGTAAGCTATCTTTACGAAGACAAATCCGCTCTTTTGCAAATAATCTGCTCCGCGATGAAGGATGACGGCGTTATTACAGGCGGCATTATCCTGCTTGAAAACGTTACCGAAAAAGCCACGCTTCAAAAGCAGTACGCCCAAACCGAACGCCTTGCCGCGCTTGGCAAACTCGCCAGCAAAGTCGCACACGAATTGAACAACCCGATGGATGGCGTATTAAGGTATATCAACCTTGCCAAGCGAATCGTTAATGAACACGGCCTTACCAAACCAGTCGAATATCTCGACAATGCCGGCGACGGCCTGAAAAGAATGATTGGCATTATCACCGAACTTCTGGAATTCTCCAGAAACAGACACTCATCTCTCGAAGACACAACTATAGATAAAATCATCGAAGAGGCAATTAAGTACAATGAGCCTATGGCAAACACCGCATCTGTCGAAATTCAACGACAATACACAACTCCGCTTCCAAAGGCAAAATGCGGCAATTTGTTCCAGGTATTCTGCAATCTGATTAAGAACGCGATTGAAGCGATGCACGACGGCGGAAAAATTATTATTACATGCGATGTTTCAGACGATAACATCGCGGCGATAAAATTCCGCGACACAGGCAAGGGAATCGACCCTGCGGTATGCGAAGCGATTTTCGAGCCGTTCTTTTCCACAAAAACAGGCCGCAAGGGAACGGGCTTGGGCCTTGCGATTTGCAGAGACATTATCGAAAAGCACGGCGGGAAAATCACCGCCCAAAACGCTTCGGATTCAGGAAGTATCTTTACAGTGTATCTACCAGTTAATAAATAG